The Lysobacter enzymogenes DNA segment CCGATCGATCCTGCCAAATCAGCGCGAACCAGCGCTGATCAGCGTCCGCCGATCTGCGCGTGCAGTTCCTGCAGCGACCACACCGGCCCCTGGCCGCGGTAGTCGAGCGAGTTGACCAGCGCGCGCGCGCCCGACACGGTGGTCGAATAGGTCACCCGCTGCTGCAGCGCCTCGCGCCGGATCGAGAACGAATCCGAGATCGCCTGGCGGCCTTCGGTGGTGTTGATGATGTAGACGATCTCGCCGTTCTTGATCAGGTCGACGATGTGCGGGCGGCCTTCGGTGACCTTGTTGATCGACTCGCAGGCCACGCCGTGCTCGGCGAAGAACGCCTGGGTGCCGCTGGTGGCGACCAGGCCGTAGCCGCGGCGCGCCAGTTCCTGCGCCACCGGCAGCACGCGCTGCTTGTCCGGATCGCGCACGGAGATGAACACCTTGCCCACCGGCGGCGCCTTGATGCCGCCGGCCTCCTGCGCGCGCGCCATCGCCGCGCCGAAGTTCTGGCCCACGCCCATCACCTCGCCGGTGGAGCGCATCTCCGGCCCGAGGATCGGATCGACGCCCTGGAACTTGGCGAACGGGAAGATCGCTTCCTTGACCGAGTAGTAGTCCGGCACGATCTCGTCGACCGCGTCCTGCGAGGTCAGGGTCTGGCCGACCATGCAGCGCGCGGCGATCTTGGCCAGCGCCATGCCGGTGGCCTTGGACACGAACGGCACGGTGCGCGAGGCGCGCGGGTTGACCTCGATCAGGTAGATGGTTTCGTTGCCGTCGGCGTCGGTCTGGATCGCGAACTGGGTGTTCATCAGGCCCACGACCTTGAGCGCCTTGGCCAGCGCCACCACCTGCTCGCGCAGCCGTTCCTGGGTGGCCGGCGACAGCGAATACGGCGGCAGCGAGCACGAGGAGTCGCCCGAGTGCACGCCGGCCTCCTCGATGTGCTCCATGACGCCGCCGATCAGCACCCGGCCTTCGCGGTCGGCGATCACGTCGACGTCGACTTCCACGGCGTTGTCGAGGAAGCGGTCCAGCAGCACCGGCGAATCGTTGGAGACCTTGACCGCGTCGCGGATGTAGCGGCTCAGGTCGGCGTCGGAGTAGACGATCTCCATCGCCCGGCCGCCGAGCACGTAGCTCGGGCGCACCACCAGCGGATAGCCGATCTGCGAGGCCAGGGCCAGCGCCTCGTCGGGATTGCGCGCGGTGCGGTTGAGCGGCTGGGCCAGGCCCAGCTCCTGCACCAGCTTCTGGAAGCGCTCGCGGTCCTCGGCCAGGTCGATGCTGTCCGGGGTGGTGCCGACGATCGGCACGCCGTTGGCTTCCAGCGCGCGCGCCAGCTTCAGCGGGGTCTGGCCGCCGTACTGCACGATCACGCCCTTGGGCTTTTCCAGATCGGCGATTTCGAGCACGTCTTCCAGCGTCAGCGGCTCGAAGTACAGGCGGTCGGAGGTGTCGTAGTCGGTCGACACGGTCTCCGGGTTGCAGTTGACCATGATGGTTTCATAGCCGTCCTCGCGCAGGGCGAGCGCGGCGTGCACGCAGCAATAGTCGAACTCGATGCCCTGGCCGATGCGGTTGGGGCCGCCGCCGAGCACGATGATCTTGTCGCGGCCGGTCGGGTTGGCTTCGCACTCGTCCTCGTAGGTCGAGTACATGTAGGCGGTGGTGGTGGCGAATTCGGCGGCGCAGGAATCCACCCGCTTGTACACCGGGCGCACGCCGAACGCGCGGCGCAGGGTGCGCACCGCGGTCTCGTCGGTGCCGGTCAGCTGGGCCAGGCGCGCGTCGGAGAAGCCCATGCGCTTGAGCGCGCGCATGCGGGCCTTGTCGAGCGCGCCCAGGCCGGCGTCGGCGACCTCGCGTTCGGTCGCGATCAGTTCCTCGATCTGGTCGAGGAACCACGGATCGACGAACGACAGCGCGTGCACGTCCTCGACGCTGAGGCCGGCGCGGAACGCGTCGCCGATGTAGAACATCCGCTCCGGGCCCGGTTCCTTGAGCTCGCGCTTGAGCACGGCCAGATCGCTGTCGCTGGACAGGTCCAGGCCGGTCGGGTCGAGGCCGACCTTGCCGGTCTCCAGCCCGCGCAGCGCCTTGTGCAGCGATTCCTGGAAGGTGCGGCCCATCGCCATGACTTCGCCGACCGACTTCATCTGCGTGGTCAGGCGCGCGTCGGCCTGCGGGAACTTCTCGAACGCGAAGCGCGGGATCTTGGTGACCACGTAATCGATCGACGGCTCGAACGACGCCGGGGTCGCGCCGCCGGTGATCTCGTTGCGCAGTTCGTCCAGGGTGTAGCCGACCGCGAGCTTGGCCGCGATCTTGGCGATCGGGAAGCCGGTCGCCTTCGACGCCAGCGCCGAGGAGCGCGACACGCGCGGATTCATCTCGATCACCACCACGCGGCCGTTCTGCGCGTTGATGCCGAACTGCACGTTGGAGCCGCCGGTGTCGACGCCGATCTTGCGCAGCACCGCGATCGAGGCGTCGCGCAGGCGCTGGTATTCCTTGTCGGTCAGGGTCTGCGCCGGGGCGACGGTGATCGAGTCGCCGGTGTGCACGCCCATCGCGTCGAAGTTCTCGATCGAGCAGACGATGATGCAGTTGTCCGCGGTGTCGCGGACCACTTCCATCTCGAACTCCTTCCAGCCCAGCACCGACTCCTCGACCAGCACTTCGGTGGTCGGCGACAGTTCCAGGCCGCGGGTGACGATCTCGATCAGCTCTTCGCGGTTGTAGGCGATGCCGCCGCCGCTGCCGCCGAGGGTGAAGCTGGGGCGGATGATGGTCGGGTAGCCGACCCGCGCCTGGATCTCGATCGCCTCTTCCAGCGTGCGCGCGACCGCGGCGCGCGGACATTCCAGGCCGATCTCGCTCATCGCCACGCGGAACAGCTCGCGGTCCTCGGCCATGCGGATGGCATCGCGCTTGGCGCCGATCAATTCGACGTTGTACTTCTCCAGCACGCCGTTGTCGGCCAGGTCCAGCGCGCAGTTCAGCGCGGTCTGGCCGCCCATGGTCGGCAGCAGCGCGTCGGGCTTTTCCTTGGCGATGATCTTCTCGACCGTCTGCCAGTTGATCGGCTCGATATACACGGCGTCGGCCATGTTCGGGTCGGTCATGATCGTGGCGGGGTTGGAGTTGACCAGGACCACGCGATAGCCCTCGTCGCGCAGCGCCTTGCACGCCTGCGCGCCGGAGTAGTCGAACTCGCAGGCCTGGCCGATCACGATCGGACCTGCGCCGATGATCAGGACGGTTTTGATGTCGGTACGCTTGGGCATGTCAGCTCCGGGACTGGGGACCTGGGACCGGGGACCCGGTCTCCAGTCGTTGAATGAGTGAACGATGCAGCTTGTGCAGCATCTTGCTTACTCGCTCCGCAGTTTCCATTGTGGACTCCGCGGCAACAGGATCGGCTAGTGAAAGTTCCACCGCCAAGGTGAGCTGTGTCTGTAACTCGGCAACGGAACCGCATGCCATGGCGATGAAACGGGCGTAATCGCGAGTCGAGGCGCGCGCATTGCCTTCGGCGATGTTCGAAGGAATCGAAACGGCCGCCCTTTGCAACTGCGAGCTCAAGCCATACCGCTCTTCCTTCGGAAAGCCAACCGTCAGGGAATAAACCGCCTTGGCAAGATCCATCGACAAGCGCCAGACGTCCAATTCCCGAAAATGGCTCGGACTCAAACCGCCCTCTCCCGGTCCCCGGTCCCCGGTCCCCGGTCCCGCATCGATTCGACGAAGCGGTCGAACAGCGGCGACACGTCGTGCGGGCCGGGGCTGGCTTCCGGGTGGCCCTGGAAGCTGAAGGCCGGCGCGTCGGTCAGCGCGATGCCCTGGTTGCTGCCGTCGAACAGCGAGCGATGGGTCACGCGCACGTTCGCCGGCAGGCTCGCTTCATCGACCGCGAAACCGTGGTTCTGCGAGGTGATCATGACCCGGCCGCTGTCGAGATCCTGGACCGGATGGTTGGCGCCGTGGTGGCCGAACTTCATCTTCAGCGTCTTCGCGCCCGAAGCCAGGCCGAGCAGCTGGTGGCCGAGGCAGATGCCGAAGGTCGGGATCTTCTTGGCGACGA contains these protein-coding regions:
- the carB gene encoding carbamoyl-phosphate synthase large subunit, with translation MPKRTDIKTVLIIGAGPIVIGQACEFDYSGAQACKALRDEGYRVVLVNSNPATIMTDPNMADAVYIEPINWQTVEKIIAKEKPDALLPTMGGQTALNCALDLADNGVLEKYNVELIGAKRDAIRMAEDRELFRVAMSEIGLECPRAAVARTLEEAIEIQARVGYPTIIRPSFTLGGSGGGIAYNREELIEIVTRGLELSPTTEVLVEESVLGWKEFEMEVVRDTADNCIIVCSIENFDAMGVHTGDSITVAPAQTLTDKEYQRLRDASIAVLRKIGVDTGGSNVQFGINAQNGRVVVIEMNPRVSRSSALASKATGFPIAKIAAKLAVGYTLDELRNEITGGATPASFEPSIDYVVTKIPRFAFEKFPQADARLTTQMKSVGEVMAMGRTFQESLHKALRGLETGKVGLDPTGLDLSSDSDLAVLKRELKEPGPERMFYIGDAFRAGLSVEDVHALSFVDPWFLDQIEELIATEREVADAGLGALDKARMRALKRMGFSDARLAQLTGTDETAVRTLRRAFGVRPVYKRVDSCAAEFATTTAYMYSTYEDECEANPTGRDKIIVLGGGPNRIGQGIEFDYCCVHAALALREDGYETIMVNCNPETVSTDYDTSDRLYFEPLTLEDVLEIADLEKPKGVIVQYGGQTPLKLARALEANGVPIVGTTPDSIDLAEDRERFQKLVQELGLAQPLNRTARNPDEALALASQIGYPLVVRPSYVLGGRAMEIVYSDADLSRYIRDAVKVSNDSPVLLDRFLDNAVEVDVDVIADREGRVLIGGVMEHIEEAGVHSGDSSCSLPPYSLSPATQERLREQVVALAKALKVVGLMNTQFAIQTDADGNETIYLIEVNPRASRTVPFVSKATGMALAKIAARCMVGQTLTSQDAVDEIVPDYYSVKEAIFPFAKFQGVDPILGPEMRSTGEVMGVGQNFGAAMARAQEAGGIKAPPVGKVFISVRDPDKQRVLPVAQELARRGYGLVATSGTQAFFAEHGVACESINKVTEGRPHIVDLIKNGEIVYIINTTEGRQAISDSFSIRREALQQRVTYSTTVSGARALVNSLDYRGQGPVWSLQELHAQIGGR
- a CDS encoding four helix bundle protein encodes the protein MDLAKAVYSLTVGFPKEERYGLSSQLQRAAVSIPSNIAEGNARASTRDYARFIAMACGSVAELQTQLTLAVELSLADPVAAESTMETAERVSKMLHKLHRSLIQRLETGSPVPGPQSRS